A region of Lycium barbarum isolate Lr01 chromosome 3, ASM1917538v2, whole genome shotgun sequence DNA encodes the following proteins:
- the LOC132631877 gene encoding methyl-CpG-binding domain-containing protein 13 isoform X2 → MGKKRALPNWLPDGWKVEVKASKQGKKEKWYCDPSKGLKFCSKANVLRYLGSVDSNCSKSSDTNEMEKKGTEKFFTEKDASEGLPPGWIKELKVRRKGRKIRKDPYYIDPVSGQTFRSMKQVSLFLETRESGSSESKTGDQCPGTSELGEPFSSLPAEADKQNTLESDASGKEVSNQKLKLSAEHTRHSSCVEGGLSSFEGVGDAVPEKTEEEDDGKAVSDPSSGEHQEMEDDGKVVSDPANREHQEKEDDSKFVSDPANGEHQEKKDVGKVVSDPVSGENQEKPSRDGVEKYDWKTIQRKRKKGLNVPRRASKRLAGIKADTSLQLQTNNQAHLAPVRQVEETQAATTDKHVATAVTGITISEKVETGNLTIKGQEDRVTSPLKQREQPSPAEPAKAVFASCEGDKKVETALESSLSDLWTDPCIEFAIKTLTGTIPLINDKKADEIPDSNPSRPSINTPSSVGLPSDEIWADPCFMFAVKTLTGEIPIGDDVCSQKIVQKQSTSSQFQGNNGLVLPNIRFEEFGQPSHFRAPEMSLYKKQPAVAPNAYQNCWFGKFGSHRPPPLC, encoded by the exons ATGGGGAAGAAAAGGGCTTTGCCGAATTGGCTACCTGATGGGTGGAAGGTTGAGGTCAAAGCAAGCAAAcaaggaaagaaagagaag TGGTATTGTGATCCCTCAAAAGGACTCAAATTCTGCTCCAAGGCGAACGTTCTTCGTTATCTTGGTAGTGTTGACAGTAATTGTTCGAAGAGTTCCGATACAAATGAAATGGAGAAAAAAGGCACTGAAAAG TTTTTTACTGAAAAGGATGCATCAGAAGGGTTGCCACCAGGATGGATTAAGGAATTGAAGGTCAGGAGAAAGGGGCGCAAAATCAGGAAAGATCCG TATTATATTGACCCTGTCAGTGGACAAACTTTCCGCTCTATGAAGCAAGTTTCTCTGTTCCTTGAAACTAGAGAGTCAGGAAGTTCTGAATCCAAGACTGGAGATCAATGTCCTGGTACATCAGAACTGGGAGAACCTTTTTCTTCT TTGCCTGCTGAAGCTGACAAGCAGAATACGCTAGAGAGTGATGCATCTGGCAAGGAAGTTTCAAATCAGAAGCTGAAGTTGAGTGCTGAACATACGAGGCATTCTAGTTGTGTAGAAGGCGGTTTGTCATCCTTTGAAG GTGTAGGAGATGCTGTACCAGAGAAGACGGAAGAGGAGGATGACGGTAAAGCAGTCTCAGATCCTTCAAGTGGAGAACATCAAGAAATGGAAGATGATGGTAAAGTTGTCTCAGATCCTGCAAACAGAGAACATCAAGAAAAGGAGGATGACAGTAAATTTGTCTCAGATCCTGCAAATGGAGAACATCAAGAAAAGAAAGATGTTGGTAAAGTTGTTTCAGATCCTGTAAGtggagaaaatcaagaaaagcCATCACGAGATGGAGTGGAAAAGTATGACTGGAAAACAATTCAGCGTAAAAGAAAAAAGGGTTTGAATGTGCCTCGCAGAGCATCAAAACGGCTTGCTGGTATTAAAGCTGATACATCTCTTCAGCTCCAAACAAATAATCAAGCCCATCTAGCTCCAGTAAGACAGGTGGAGGAGACACAAGCTGCCACCACTGATAAGCATGTTGCAACTGCAGTAACTGGTATTACCATCAGTGAGAAGGTAGAAACTGGGAATCTGACCATTAAAGGACAAGAAGATCGTGTTACTTCACCACTAAAGCAGCGAGAGCAGCCTTCTCCAGCCGAACCTGCAAAAGCTGTCTTTGCTAGCTGTGAAGGCGATAAGAAAGTTGAAACAGCTCTTGAGTCGTCTTTAAGTGATCTTTGGACGGATCCTTGCATAGAATTTGCAATAAAAACTCTAACCGGCACAATTCCACTCATAAATGACAAGAAAGCGGATGAGATCCCGGATTCTAATCCGAGTAGGCCCTCAATTAATACTCCTTCCTCTGTGGGCTTACCTTCTGATGAAATATGGGCAGATCCTTGCTTCATGTTTGCGGTCAAGACTCTTACTGGTGAAATACCAATAGGGGACGACGTATGCTCTCAGAAGATAGTCCAGAAGCAAAGCACTTCATCACAATTCCAAGGAAACAATGGGTTAGTGTTACCAAACATCAGATTTGAAGAGTTTGGCCAGCCCTCACATTTCAGAGCACCAGAAATGTCTTTATACAAGAAACAGCCTGCAGTAGCCCCAAATGCATACCAGAATTGTTGGTTCGGAAAATTTGGTTCTCATCGGCCTCCACCACTTTGTTGA
- the LOC132631875 gene encoding uncharacterized protein LOC132631875: protein MAEPNQMESTQLASKICNQISSVFSTTTTTKPPALDILVQEITASSNGNGRVFLYGVGREGLMLKALCMRLFHLGLSAHCVFDMTTPPIGPTDLLIASAGPGGFSTVDAISKVAKSNGARVVLLTAQPDKGSSVEYASVVAYIPAKTMADDDDNGDKEEEREVLPMGSLYEGAMFVLFEMVVYKLGQVLKQSPEAVRARHTNLE from the coding sequence ATGGCGGAACCAAACCAAATGGAATCAACGCAACTAGCTTCCAAAATATGCAATCAGATAAGTTCTGTGTTCtccacaaccaccaccacaaAACCCCCAGCCTTAGACATACTTGTCCAAGAAATCACCGCTTCTTCTAACGGCAACGGCCGTGTATTCCTCTACGGCGTAGGCCGTGAAGGACTAATGTTAAAAGCCCTATGCATGAGGCTTTTCCATTTAGGTTTATCAGCTCACTGTGTCTTCGACATGACCACTCCCCCAATTGGACCCACCGATCTCTTAATCGCTTCTGCTGGTCCAGGTGGGTTCTCAACCGTTGATGCTATATCTAAAGTGGCCAAATCCAACGGTGCACGTGTGGTGCTTCTGACAGCTCAGCCTGATAAGGGATCTTCGGTGGAGTATGCGAGTGTTGTTGCGTATATACCGGCGAAGACAATGGCGGATGATGATGACAATGGAGACAAGGAGGAGGAAAGGGAGGTGCTTCCTATGGGGAGTTTATATGAAGGAGCAATGTTTGTGTTGTTTGAAATGGTGGTGTACAAGTTGGGTCAAGTTTTGAAGCAGAGTCCTGAAGCTGTGAGAGCTCGCCATACTAATCTAGAGTAA
- the LOC132631877 gene encoding methyl-CpG-binding domain-containing protein 13 isoform X1 has protein sequence MGKKRALPNWLPDGWKVEVKASKQGKKEKWYCDPSKGLKFCSKANVLRYLGSVDSNCSKSSDTNEMEKKGTEKFFTEKDASEGLPPGWIKELKVRRKGRKIRKDPYYIDPVSGQTFRSMKQVSLFLETRESGSSESKTGDQCPGTSELGEPFSSETNFTTSLYHNHLKPFICNPIAYRLPAEADKQNTLESDASGKEVSNQKLKLSAEHTRHSSCVEGGLSSFEGVGDAVPEKTEEEDDGKAVSDPSSGEHQEMEDDGKVVSDPANREHQEKEDDSKFVSDPANGEHQEKKDVGKVVSDPVSGENQEKPSRDGVEKYDWKTIQRKRKKGLNVPRRASKRLAGIKADTSLQLQTNNQAHLAPVRQVEETQAATTDKHVATAVTGITISEKVETGNLTIKGQEDRVTSPLKQREQPSPAEPAKAVFASCEGDKKVETALESSLSDLWTDPCIEFAIKTLTGTIPLINDKKADEIPDSNPSRPSINTPSSVGLPSDEIWADPCFMFAVKTLTGEIPIGDDVCSQKIVQKQSTSSQFQGNNGLVLPNIRFEEFGQPSHFRAPEMSLYKKQPAVAPNAYQNCWFGKFGSHRPPPLC, from the exons ATGGGGAAGAAAAGGGCTTTGCCGAATTGGCTACCTGATGGGTGGAAGGTTGAGGTCAAAGCAAGCAAAcaaggaaagaaagagaag TGGTATTGTGATCCCTCAAAAGGACTCAAATTCTGCTCCAAGGCGAACGTTCTTCGTTATCTTGGTAGTGTTGACAGTAATTGTTCGAAGAGTTCCGATACAAATGAAATGGAGAAAAAAGGCACTGAAAAG TTTTTTACTGAAAAGGATGCATCAGAAGGGTTGCCACCAGGATGGATTAAGGAATTGAAGGTCAGGAGAAAGGGGCGCAAAATCAGGAAAGATCCG TATTATATTGACCCTGTCAGTGGACAAACTTTCCGCTCTATGAAGCAAGTTTCTCTGTTCCTTGAAACTAGAGAGTCAGGAAGTTCTGAATCCAAGACTGGAGATCAATGTCCTGGTACATCAGAACTGGGAGAACCTTTTTCTTCT GAAACAAACTTCACGACCTCCCTTTATCATAATCATTTGAAACCGTTCATTTGTAATCCCATTGCATACAGG TTGCCTGCTGAAGCTGACAAGCAGAATACGCTAGAGAGTGATGCATCTGGCAAGGAAGTTTCAAATCAGAAGCTGAAGTTGAGTGCTGAACATACGAGGCATTCTAGTTGTGTAGAAGGCGGTTTGTCATCCTTTGAAG GTGTAGGAGATGCTGTACCAGAGAAGACGGAAGAGGAGGATGACGGTAAAGCAGTCTCAGATCCTTCAAGTGGAGAACATCAAGAAATGGAAGATGATGGTAAAGTTGTCTCAGATCCTGCAAACAGAGAACATCAAGAAAAGGAGGATGACAGTAAATTTGTCTCAGATCCTGCAAATGGAGAACATCAAGAAAAGAAAGATGTTGGTAAAGTTGTTTCAGATCCTGTAAGtggagaaaatcaagaaaagcCATCACGAGATGGAGTGGAAAAGTATGACTGGAAAACAATTCAGCGTAAAAGAAAAAAGGGTTTGAATGTGCCTCGCAGAGCATCAAAACGGCTTGCTGGTATTAAAGCTGATACATCTCTTCAGCTCCAAACAAATAATCAAGCCCATCTAGCTCCAGTAAGACAGGTGGAGGAGACACAAGCTGCCACCACTGATAAGCATGTTGCAACTGCAGTAACTGGTATTACCATCAGTGAGAAGGTAGAAACTGGGAATCTGACCATTAAAGGACAAGAAGATCGTGTTACTTCACCACTAAAGCAGCGAGAGCAGCCTTCTCCAGCCGAACCTGCAAAAGCTGTCTTTGCTAGCTGTGAAGGCGATAAGAAAGTTGAAACAGCTCTTGAGTCGTCTTTAAGTGATCTTTGGACGGATCCTTGCATAGAATTTGCAATAAAAACTCTAACCGGCACAATTCCACTCATAAATGACAAGAAAGCGGATGAGATCCCGGATTCTAATCCGAGTAGGCCCTCAATTAATACTCCTTCCTCTGTGGGCTTACCTTCTGATGAAATATGGGCAGATCCTTGCTTCATGTTTGCGGTCAAGACTCTTACTGGTGAAATACCAATAGGGGACGACGTATGCTCTCAGAAGATAGTCCAGAAGCAAAGCACTTCATCACAATTCCAAGGAAACAATGGGTTAGTGTTACCAAACATCAGATTTGAAGAGTTTGGCCAGCCCTCACATTTCAGAGCACCAGAAATGTCTTTATACAAGAAACAGCCTGCAGTAGCCCCAAATGCATACCAGAATTGTTGGTTCGGAAAATTTGGTTCTCATCGGCCTCCACCACTTTGTTGA
- the LOC132631876 gene encoding protein phosphatase inhibitor 2 — protein MKRGAHVKWDEENLGEIEANKPVRQKITEPKTPFHRMIDDDGSLSPIRSGFDEDNGDAVHAEAIRSALNEMASSSKNKSRQSGWTSSEDEADVMDQDDADSASSGKGKSFKEHRRAHYDEYRRVKELRRKGSSLDVSSDDEDDDLEKRDGRSDSSSSLSSAVKDIEIKEGSMDTSK, from the exons ATGAA AAGGGGAGCACATGTAAAGTGGGATGAAGAAAATTTGGGAGAAATTGAGGCAAATAAACCAGTGAGGCAGAAAATTACTGAACCAAAGACACCTTTTCACCGCATGATCGATGATGATG GATCTTTATCTCCTATACGGAGTGGTTTTGACGAGGACAATGGCGATGCAGTACATGCAGAAGCCATACGCAGTGCATTGAATGAGATGGCTTCTTCCAGTAAGAATAAATCCCGACAGTCTGGCTGGACGTCATCTGAGGATGAAGCCGATGTCATGGACCAAGATGATGCAG ATTCTGCTAGTTCAGGAAAGGGTAAGAGCTTCAAGGAACACAGGCGAGCACACTATGATGAGTATCGGAGAGTCAAAGAACTCCGTCGAAAGGGCTCCTCCCTTGATGTTTCTTCAGACGATGAGGACGACGATCTTGAGAAAAGGGATGGGAGGTctgattcatcatcatcattgtctaGTGCTGTTAAGGACATAGAGATTAAGGAAGGAAGCATGGACACTTCTAAATAG